The following are encoded in a window of Spodoptera frugiperda isolate SF20-4 chromosome 3, AGI-APGP_CSIRO_Sfru_2.0, whole genome shotgun sequence genomic DNA:
- the LOC118274140 gene encoding uncharacterized protein LOC118274140 codes for MKNHYILKTYCERIFLIGSGNFWYKESEIGNDQSLLYRTYNAVLYFIYGFMTILEIMAATMGDFPPDEKRDSVSFAVSHTIVMIKIFSVIANKSLIKKLNHKMVTVCERYEESTLMEEKYKIMKINVVAYFVTVYASAFFFVFEGLRKMLAGSHFVTVVTYYPKFEDDSMGATLARVLATVILYILMITMIMSVDSFTMIYLIMYKYKFITLKQYFENLREEVSALNARREYDMATEKMAAGLVEGIQMHNTLLRLSGDIDKAFGTVMALQVCQSSGSAVSLLLQIALSDQLTFIASMKIIFFVVALFFLLGLFLCNAGEITYQASQVSDAIFYCGWHTCPLRPKSAPRRNIRQLVLLAVMQAQRPLVMKAFKMLELTYGTFLLVVRSTYSVFALFYAQTS; via the exons atgaaaaaccaTTACATCTTGAAAACATATTGCGAAAGAATTTTCTTAATCGGCTCCGGAAATTTCTGGTACAAGGAAAGCGAAATAGGCAACGATCAAAGCCTGCTTTATAGGACATACAACGCCGTACTGTATTTTATATATGGTTTCATGACAATATTAGAAATAATGGCGGCTACGATGGGCGACTTTCCCCCAGACGAGAAACGTGACTCCGTGAGCTTCGCCGTCAGTCATACAATAGTTATGATCAAAATATTTTCGGTTATTGCCAACAAATCGTTGATAAAAAAGCTGAACCATAAAATGGTGACAGTTTGCGAAAGATACGAAGAAAGTACGTTGATGGAGGAGAAATATAAGATCATGAAAATAAATGTCGTCGCCTACTTTGTGACCGTTTATGCGTCGgcgtttttctttgttttcgaAGGTCTAAGGAAGATGTTAGCAG gATCCCATTTTGTGACAGTCGTAACATACTATCCAAAGTTTGAAGATGACTCGATGGGTGCCACATTAGCCAGGGTCCTTGCAACAGTCATTCTATACATTCTGATGATAACCATGATCATGTCCGTTGACTCCTTCACAATGATTTACTTGATCATGTACAAGTACAAATTCATAACactgaaacaatattttgaaaatttgagAGAAGAAGTGAGCGCGCTGAATGCTAGAAGGGAATATGATATGGCTACCGAAAAAATGGCGGCTGGTCTAGTTGAAGGAATCCAAATGCATAATACATTGTTAAG GTTATCCGGAGATATCGACAAAGCGTTCGGTACGGTGATGGCGCTCCAAGTTTGTCAAAGCTCAGGGTCGGCCGTCTCTCTCTTGCTTCAAATTGCC cTCTCAGATCAACTGACGTTCATCGCAAGTATGAAGATTATATTCTTTGTCGTCGCCCTATTCTTCTTACTGGGCCTGTTTTTATGCAATGCGGGGGAAATAACGTATCAG GCCTCTCAGGTATCAGACGCTATCTTCTACTGCGGTTGGCATACCTGCCCTCTACGGCCAAAGTCGGCCCCACGACGCAATATACGGCAACTGGTGCTTTTAGCAGTCATGCAGGCACAGCGCCCCCTTGTGATGAAGGCTTTCAAGATGTTGGAACTTACTTATGGGACCTTTTTACTG GTGGTGCGTTCTACGTATTCGgtttttgctttgttttatgCACAAACATCGTGA